Within Paenibacillus sabinae T27, the genomic segment GAAAGTTCAGAAAGAAGGCGGCCCTGCTATCGGCTCTCGCCATGGGGCTTGGGCAGATTTATAACAAGCAGTACACCAAAGGAATTCTTTTGCTGGCCTTTTATGCTTATGGGATATTTACGGCCATTACGAGTCTGCCCCATGCGCTTTGGGCGCTGGCGACGCTTGGCGAAACGGAAACCCACCTGAAGAAGGTCGGAAGGCTGTACAAGCAGGTGATGGGCGACCATTCGATTTTTCTGATGATCGAGGGCCTTATCACGGTATTCATCATGCTGGTGCTGATTTGGATGTACATCGCAAGCATTAAAGATGCATACCGCACCGGCAAACTGCGGGAAGAAGGCATACAGCCCAATACATTCAAGCAGACACTCAGCTTTGTGGCGGCTTACCGCTTCCCGCATATCGTGCTGGCGATTCCGCTGCTGGGCGTCGTGTTTTTTACGGTAATGCCGATTATTTTCATGATCCTGGTCGCTTTTACCGACTTTACACGAGATACGATGCCTCCAGCGCATCTGATTAATTGGGAAGGGCTTCAGGCGTTCAAGGAGCTTTTGCGCAACAGCTCCTGGAGCCATACCTTTTACAGCGTCACGATCTGGACGTTTGTCTGGGCGTTTTTTGCAACAGTTACCGGATATTTCGGCGGATTCGCCGCGGCCCTGCTCGTTCAGCAGAAGGGAATCCGGTTCAGAGCGTTCTGGCGGACGGCTTTTATACTGCCTTTTGCTATCCCGATGTTCGTGTCCACTCTGATCCTG encodes:
- a CDS encoding sugar ABC transporter permease — translated: MQQLAVEREYPEHSRKFRKKAALLSALAMGLGQIYNKQYTKGILLLAFYAYGIFTAITSLPHALWALATLGETETHLKKVGRLYKQVMGDHSIFLMIEGLITVFIMLVLIWMYIASIKDAYRTGKLREEGIQPNTFKQTLSFVAAYRFPHIVLAIPLLGVVFFTVMPIIFMILVAFTDFTRDTMPPAHLINWEGLQAFKELLRNSSWSHTFYSVTIWTFVWAFFATVTGYFGGFAAALLVQQKGIRFRAFWRTAFILPFAIPMFVSTLILRNIFNGQFGPVNQYLGMLGISKAPWLSDPLWAKITLILANFWLTFPVSMLMIIGILSTIPKDMYEAADIDGASGFQKTRLITFPMVMFSMAPLIIMQFVGNINNFNIVYLLTNGKPLNGDFQFAGHTDILITWLFKLSMEQGKYNYASVIGIFIFIVLSAFAIWNVRRTKAFKEEEAS